In Planctomycetota bacterium, the DNA window TGCGCTCGCGTCGCTGCTGCAGGACGCCGTGCCGAACACGATCAAGCAGCTGCGGAAGCTCCGTGAAGAGCTTACGACCATCTCCCCCACCTCGGGCAAACCGCTGCCGGCGCACGCCGAGCAGGCGGCCGACCTGCGACGCCGGATCTCGGAATGGGAGGCCAAGCTTCCGCGGCTGCTGGAGACGATCAACCGCGTGCTGGATTCCTACCACCTGCTGTCCAAGGCCAAGCTCGTCGTGCAGCGCTCTATCTGCGCGGGCGCGACGGTGCGGATCGGCGGGCTGACCGCAACGTTCTCGGACGAGGTGGGCGGGGCTCCCTCGATCGGCCTGGACGCGAGCAGGACGCCCGTGCTGCGATCGGCGACGCTAGACGGGCCGGTGCCCCTGGCGAACCACGCGAAGATCCAGCGGCGCGAGGGCGCGGTCGATCCGACCGATCTCGAGCGGCTCGCCGAGAAGATCCGCCGCGAGCGGCCGCAGGCGGCGGCGGCCTAGAGCATCCCATAACCGCGGAGCCTGGGTCGGCGTTGTGGCCGGTAGGGGAATGCCGCCGCGTGCAACTCGTGAAGCCGATCGCGGCAGTTGCCGATGCCCTTACACCGTGGTCTCTTGTTGGCAACAACAGGAGACACGACATGCTGAGGTGGCCGCACTTGTACCCCGAACCTCGCAAGCCCGATCCCGACCAGGCCCGCCGCTCGGGCCGGGTCTCGACCGACTGCATCCGCTGCGATCTCGGCAAGGTCGTGGACCTGTCGGCCGGCGGCCTCTGCCTCCAGGGCGGTGGACCGAAGCCCGGCAAGAAGGGCGAGAAGATCACCTTCCGCCTCGACGCGGGCGTCGGCATCGTGCAGTTCACCGGCGAGATTGTTCGTATCGGTCGCCGGGGGCTCTTCGGCTGGGAGGCCGGCCTCCGCTTCGTCGACCTCAACGCAACGCAGAAGAAGGCGCTCTCCCGCATGGCGATGTCCGCCGCCGCCGGCGAGATCACCGAGTGGCAGCGGGCGAGTTGACCATCGCCGCCATCACCGCCGACGCCGACGCACGCAGCCCCTCGATCGCCCGCTCGATGTCTGCCGTCGAGACGCCGAGGTGGCAGACCGCGCGGACGCGGCCGTCGCCCTCGGCCAGCACGCCCACGCCCCGGCCGGCGAGATCGGACGCTAGTGCGTCGGCGAGCCGCTGCTGCTCCTCAAGCGAGCGATCCGGCGCCACCCGCGCATAGACGATGTTGGTGTCGACCCGGTCCGGATCGAGTGCGAGCCCATCGCAGCCGCCGATCGCGTCGGCGAGCATCCGCGCATGGGCGTGGTCGTCGGCCAGCCGCTCGAGGTGGTGATCGAGGGCGTGCATCGCGGCGGCCGCGAGGACGCCCGACTGCCGCATTGCGCCGCCCAGCATCTTGCGGAATCGGCGTGCGGCCGCGATCGTCGCCGCGTCGGATGCCAGCGCCGAGCCCACCGGTGCGCCGAGCCCCTTCGAGAAGCAGACGCTCACCGAATCAACGGCCCGGGTGAGGCGTGCGAGCGGCTTGCCCTTCGCCACGCTCGCGTTCCAGAGACGTGCGCCGTCCATGTGCAGCCGCAGCCCGTGGGCCTTCGCGGCGTCGGCGATCGCATCGAGGTCATCGAGAGGCCAGGCGGCGCCGCCCGCCTTGTTGTGCGTGTTCTCGATGCACACGAGCCGCGACGGCGGGCAGTGCGCATCGTCGAAGCGGATGGCGCGGCGGAGCGTCTCGGGCGAGATGACGCCGCCCTCGCCCGGCACGAGGCGAATCGAGCAGCCGGCGACGGCCGCGTAGCCACCGGTCTCCCAGTGGTAGATGTGGGCGCCCTCGTGGGCGATGATCTCGTCGCCGGGCTGGGTGTGGCACCGGATGGCCAGCAGGTTGGCCATCGTGCCACTGGGCACGAAGAGTGTCGCCTCCGTGCCGAGCATCTCCGCGACCCGCGTCTCCAGGGCCCGCACCGTCGGGTCGCCCTCCTGCACGTCGTCGCCCACGGGCGCGTCGGCCATGGCCGCTCGCATCTCGGGCGTGGGCTTGGTGACCGTGTCGCTCCGGAGGTCGATGCCGGGTTCGTCGTGCGCGTGGCTCATGGCTGGCAGTCTACGGAACGGTGCGGCTGGGCGGCGCCGGCTCGATGGGCTCGGAGCGGATGCGATCCTGGATGGCCGGATCCCGCGCGAGCACGAAGAACGAGGCCGTGCCGGCGGCGGCGATGAGCAGGCACAGCCCGTAGGTCCACGCGCCGGCGCTGCCCGCAAAGCCCACGCCGCTGGCCATCGTGTAGATCGTGACGCCGATCATCGGCGCGAGCGCCCCGCGGACGCCGGTGAGGGTGACGTGGACGCCCATGTACTGGCTCTCGCGGCCCGCGGGCGCGAAGTCGAGGTGGCCCAGGTTCCAGGCGAGCACGCCGCCGCCGAAGGCCACGCCCTTCGCGATCGCCCCCAGGAACAGCAGCCACGGCGCATCGAGCAGGATGCCCAC includes these proteins:
- a CDS encoding PilZ domain-containing protein, whose product is MLRWPHLYPEPRKPDPDQARRSGRVSTDCIRCDLGKVVDLSAGGLCLQGGGPKPGKKGEKITFRLDAGVGIVQFTGEIVRIGRRGLFGWEAGLRFVDLNATQKKALSRMAMSAAAGEITEWQRAS
- a CDS encoding GntG family PLP-dependent aldolase, with the protein product MSHAHDEPGIDLRSDTVTKPTPEMRAAMADAPVGDDVQEGDPTVRALETRVAEMLGTEATLFVPSGTMANLLAIRCHTQPGDEIIAHEGAHIYHWETGGYAAVAGCSIRLVPGEGGVISPETLRRAIRFDDAHCPPSRLVCIENTHNKAGGAAWPLDDLDAIADAAKAHGLRLHMDGARLWNASVAKGKPLARLTRAVDSVSVCFSKGLGAPVGSALASDAATIAAARRFRKMLGGAMRQSGVLAAAAMHALDHHLERLADDHAHARMLADAIGGCDGLALDPDRVDTNIVYARVAPDRSLEEQQRLADALASDLAGRGVGVLAEGDGRVRAVCHLGVSTADIERAIEGLRASASAVMAAMVNSPAATR